A part of Prosthecobacter sp. SYSU 5D2 genomic DNA contains:
- a CDS encoding PHP domain-containing protein: MSLSQPSPSQRVRAELHCHTIASSDGMITPDGLLKAAALQKLDIIAITDHDTTGGAVEFQKWFRKKNSATQILIGEERTLSNGCHLIGLFLHGDIVSQDAQDVMDEIHAQGGLVLVPHPYRLKDGLLGPRGLDLAQMTAADAYEIHNAKGSHADNLLARQLHEQLAPPFFGGSDAHYEADVGQCVNEIVATATAEETVRAMLRRQTPFRILSRPQSATTAERRYAPGYYAVKRFLAVPRPLLPLAKQAYRLYWNARHGSSPHALAELVTHPAVHA; the protein is encoded by the coding sequence ATGTCGCTTTCTCAGCCATCACCTTCCCAGCGGGTCCGTGCGGAGCTTCACTGTCACACCATCGCCTCCAGTGATGGTATGATCACTCCCGACGGCTTGCTAAAGGCGGCTGCTCTTCAAAAACTGGATATCATTGCCATCACGGATCACGACACCACCGGGGGAGCCGTTGAGTTTCAAAAATGGTTCCGCAAAAAGAACTCCGCCACCCAGATTCTCATTGGCGAGGAACGCACCCTATCTAACGGCTGCCATCTCATCGGCCTGTTTCTTCATGGCGACATCGTCTCCCAGGATGCCCAGGACGTGATGGATGAGATCCACGCCCAGGGCGGTCTTGTCCTGGTGCCCCATCCGTATCGTTTGAAAGACGGTTTGTTAGGCCCACGCGGCCTGGATTTGGCGCAAATGACCGCCGCTGACGCTTACGAGATCCACAATGCCAAAGGCAGCCACGCGGACAATCTTCTGGCCCGCCAGCTTCACGAACAGCTGGCACCGCCATTTTTTGGAGGCAGCGATGCCCATTATGAAGCGGATGTCGGCCAGTGTGTGAACGAGATCGTCGCCACAGCCACGGCGGAGGAGACCGTCCGCGCCATGCTCCGCCGCCAGACTCCCTTTCGCATCCTCTCCCGGCCCCAGTCTGCAACCACGGCGGAGCGCAGATACGCTCCAGGATACTATGCTGTAAAACGCTTCCTGGCCGTTCCCCGTCCGCTTCTTCCCCTGGCCAAACAGGCCTACCGGCTGTATTGGAACGCCCGTCACGGCAGCAGTCCCCATGCCCTGGCTGAGCTCGTCACGCATCCCGCCGTCCATGCATAA
- a CDS encoding ester cyclase, translating to MSSSPTPKEIGVRWFEEVWNRRNLDLIPQLLAEDAIGHLEGGQEIVGHIPFMEFQKALIEVLPDIHVEILNAICDGDDACVLWLAKATHTGNGMGLAPTGKAVSFRGTTWFRVKDGKFVEGWDCWNQGGLMAELAGG from the coding sequence ATGTCCTCATCTCCCACTCCCAAGGAAATCGGCGTCCGCTGGTTTGAAGAAGTCTGGAACCGGCGGAATCTGGACCTGATTCCCCAACTGCTGGCGGAAGATGCCATCGGGCACTTGGAGGGTGGGCAGGAGATTGTTGGCCACATCCCCTTCATGGAGTTTCAGAAGGCTCTTATTGAGGTGCTGCCTGACATTCATGTGGAGATCCTGAATGCGATTTGTGATGGCGATGATGCCTGCGTCCTTTGGCTGGCCAAGGCCACGCATACCGGGAACGGCATGGGGCTGGCCCCGACGGGGAAGGCGGTCTCCTTTCGCGGGACGACGTGGTTTCGGGTGAAGGACGGAAAGTTTGTGGAAGGCTGGGATTGCTGGAACCAGGGCGGACTGATGGCGGAGCTGGCAGGCGGCTGA
- a CDS encoding acyltransferase gives MTRRLDRDTELMIDAMRGIAALLIVFTHAFDLAVAHAYGWSYASSPEIWRWARASLGHGSFLVWCFFMISGFCIHQSISRSIAAGDFSFGRYALARITRIYPLFLLGLALAVAAWLLHEAFGGSYNPAPKREFAATLFSLQILTTPFPAYETSWSLSCEMIYYAIWPVALFFARGRASLAAALSIFSVLLVAATIMILWKGLHLLESSAFVQGVWIVSVLLPVWVCGAWLAAHWGSPRLQISRRTWIASIVLCILSESLLIILKFKEYPTWAVHLAGWSAIPGLMLFLLGGRYTRLSARAWATPVCRWLGKFSYPCYILHMQLLLLLDHFVDMHWGSLVNRYPLWHTLIEFSIVMAILILIGPRLEVWTMSWRQTLLQKVHKPVVIGA, from the coding sequence ATGACCCGCAGACTGGACAGGGACACAGAGCTGATGATTGATGCCATGCGTGGCATTGCAGCTCTGCTCATTGTCTTCACCCACGCCTTTGACCTGGCCGTGGCCCATGCCTATGGCTGGAGTTATGCCAGCAGCCCTGAAATCTGGCGCTGGGCGCGTGCCAGCCTGGGGCATGGCAGCTTTTTGGTCTGGTGCTTTTTCATGATTTCAGGCTTTTGCATTCACCAGTCCATCTCCCGCAGCATCGCCGCCGGGGACTTTTCATTCGGCCGGTATGCCCTGGCGCGCATCACCCGCATCTACCCGCTTTTTCTGCTGGGCCTGGCCCTTGCCGTGGCGGCCTGGCTGCTGCATGAGGCCTTCGGCGGCAGTTACAATCCCGCTCCCAAGCGCGAATTCGCCGCCACGCTCTTTAGCCTCCAGATCCTCACCACCCCGTTCCCGGCCTATGAGACCTCATGGAGCCTCAGTTGTGAAATGATCTATTATGCCATCTGGCCCGTGGCCCTCTTCTTTGCTCGGGGCCGTGCCAGCCTTGCCGCGGCCCTCTCCATCTTCTCCGTCCTTCTGGTGGCCGCCACGATCATGATCCTCTGGAAAGGGCTTCATCTCCTCGAGTCCAGCGCTTTTGTCCAGGGTGTCTGGATCGTCTCCGTGCTGCTCCCTGTCTGGGTCTGCGGAGCCTGGCTGGCCGCTCATTGGGGCAGCCCCCGTTTGCAAATCTCCCGCCGCACCTGGATCGCCTCCATCGTCCTGTGTATCCTGTCGGAGAGCCTGCTCATTATCCTCAAGTTTAAAGAATACCCTACCTGGGCCGTTCATCTGGCCGGGTGGAGTGCCATTCCTGGTCTCATGCTTTTTCTCCTGGGTGGGCGCTACACCCGCCTCTCCGCCCGTGCCTGGGCCACGCCGGTCTGCCGCTGGCTTGGCAAGTTCAGCTACCCTTGCTACATCCTGCACATGCAGCTCCTGCTCCTGCTGGACCACTTTGTGGACATGCACTGGGGAAGCCTGGTCAATCGCTACCCCCTGTGGCACACGCTCATCGAATTCTCCATCGTCATGGCCATCCTGATCCTAATCGGCCCCCGGCTGGAAGTCTGGACCATGTCGTGGCGGCAGACCCTTCTTCAAAAAGTTCACAAGCCTGTTGTGATTGGTGCTTGA
- a CDS encoding bi-domain-containing oxidoreductase, giving the protein MRQLAQYQDGRLELQDVPTPMPPPGGILVQTTCSVISPGTEKMKVEQARMSLLQKAKARPDQVKKVLDTARTLGWKSALEKVRNRLESPSPLGYSAAGIVIAVDELNTRFRIGDRVACGGAECAFHAEMIAVPDLLAAPVPEGVEDWQAAYTTLASISMQAVRQASVQLGDRVLVLGQGLVGLLATSLLRASGARVLVADYAETRLDTALTLGAERTVNPGQSSLPDAVRDWTGGDGVDAVLLCVGGRGNEAADTAITCLRDRGVMVIVGIYDAELSWKIAYMKDIQVRYSRSYGPGRYDPQYEWGGRDYPIGYVRWTENRNFDACLQLMKTGQLPLAPLTTRRAPFTDAVSVYDALMQPGNTDIGVILDYGNSAPLLPTIAPQTDLSGSSFGASSPDNSSFSPPSSLHVLGAGNFARTMLLPHLKGNLPLGTIVNATGLSARHVKEKFGFAQAEADAAEVFKHSGDALMIGTRHHLHAPLVLQGLAARQHIFVEKPLCLTREELTQIDTAMASTQGSLMVGFNRRFAPATVALKQHLAAIPGPKTLAYHVFAGPLAPDHWYANVEESGGRVLGEACHFFDYACHLLGRPVQVMAQSIGRPAFPDSVTAQIAFADGSSAQILYSAEGDQAYPKESFRLFASGFVAECENFQKLTLYRNRKRNAMAYTSKGHAEEMAAWLAFLKKGGDHPLAYPEARQSMVLTFAVLESLRQGGAVAV; this is encoded by the coding sequence ATGCGCCAGCTCGCCCAATACCAGGACGGCCGTCTCGAACTCCAGGACGTCCCCACGCCCATGCCCCCGCCCGGCGGCATCCTGGTGCAGACCACCTGTTCCGTCATTTCCCCCGGCACGGAAAAAATGAAGGTGGAGCAGGCCCGCATGTCCCTTTTGCAAAAGGCCAAAGCCCGGCCGGACCAGGTCAAAAAAGTGCTCGATACCGCGCGCACGCTCGGCTGGAAATCCGCCCTGGAAAAAGTACGTAACCGTCTGGAATCGCCTTCTCCCCTTGGTTACTCCGCTGCCGGCATCGTCATCGCCGTGGATGAGCTGAACACACGCTTTCGCATTGGTGACCGCGTGGCCTGCGGCGGAGCCGAATGCGCCTTTCATGCCGAAATGATCGCCGTGCCGGATCTCCTCGCCGCTCCCGTGCCGGAGGGTGTCGAAGACTGGCAGGCCGCCTACACCACCCTCGCCTCCATCTCCATGCAGGCTGTCCGCCAGGCCAGTGTGCAGTTGGGGGACCGGGTCCTCGTCCTTGGCCAGGGTCTCGTCGGCCTCCTTGCCACCAGCCTCCTCCGCGCCTCCGGGGCCCGCGTCCTCGTGGCGGATTATGCCGAGACCCGCCTGGATACCGCCCTCACCCTCGGGGCAGAGCGCACCGTCAATCCCGGCCAGTCCAGCCTCCCTGATGCCGTCCGCGACTGGACCGGCGGTGATGGCGTGGATGCTGTCTTGCTCTGTGTCGGTGGCCGGGGCAATGAAGCCGCCGATACCGCCATCACCTGCCTTCGCGACCGGGGCGTCATGGTCATTGTCGGCATTTACGATGCTGAGCTTTCCTGGAAAATCGCCTACATGAAGGACATTCAGGTCCGCTATTCCCGCAGCTACGGCCCCGGCCGCTACGATCCGCAGTACGAATGGGGCGGCAGGGACTACCCCATCGGCTACGTCCGCTGGACCGAAAACCGCAACTTCGACGCCTGCCTCCAGCTAATGAAAACCGGCCAGCTCCCCCTGGCCCCCCTCACCACCCGCCGCGCGCCCTTCACCGACGCCGTCTCCGTCTATGACGCCCTCATGCAACCCGGCAACACCGACATCGGCGTCATCCTGGATTACGGTAACAGCGCCCCCCTCCTCCCGACCATCGCACCTCAAACCGATCTCTCAGGTTCGTCATTCGGTGCCTCTTCGCCGGATAATTCCTCCTTCTCCCCACCCTCATCCCTTCACGTGCTCGGCGCCGGCAACTTCGCCCGCACCATGCTCCTCCCGCACCTCAAGGGTAACCTGCCCCTCGGCACCATCGTCAATGCCACTGGCCTCAGCGCCCGCCACGTCAAAGAAAAGTTTGGTTTCGCCCAGGCCGAAGCCGATGCCGCTGAAGTCTTCAAGCATTCCGGTGATGCTCTCATGATCGGCACCCGCCATCATCTCCACGCCCCCTTGGTCCTCCAGGGGCTCGCCGCCCGCCAGCACATCTTTGTCGAAAAGCCCCTCTGCCTCACCCGCGAGGAACTCACCCAGATTGACACCGCCATGGCCTCCACCCAGGGCAGCCTCATGGTCGGATTCAACCGCCGTTTTGCTCCCGCCACGGTCGCACTGAAGCAGCACCTGGCCGCTATCCCCGGTCCCAAAACCCTCGCCTATCACGTCTTCGCCGGTCCCCTCGCGCCGGACCATTGGTATGCCAACGTGGAAGAAAGCGGCGGACGAGTCCTTGGGGAGGCTTGCCACTTTTTTGATTACGCCTGTCACTTGTTAGGCCGCCCCGTCCAGGTCATGGCCCAGAGCATCGGCCGTCCCGCTTTTCCGGATTCCGTCACTGCCCAGATTGCCTTTGCCGACGGTTCCTCCGCCCAGATCCTCTACTCAGCCGAAGGGGATCAGGCCTATCCCAAAGAAAGCTTCCGCCTCTTTGCCTCCGGGTTTGTCGCCGAGTGTGAGAACTTTCAAAAGCTCACCCTCTATCGCAATCGCAAGCGCAACGCGATGGCATACACTTCCAAAGGCCACGCCGAAGAAATGGCCGCCTGGCTCGCCTTCCTCAAGAAGGGCGGCGACCACCCGCTGGCCTACCCGGAAGCCCGTCAAAGCATGGTCCTGACCTTCGCTGTCCTGGAAAGCCTGCGCCAGGGAGGTGCCGTGGCGGTCTGA
- a CDS encoding addiction module protein: protein MTAAVEHIKKEIRSLGPDEIEALLRDLQNEYVLPPADDEATSIEAEWDAEIDRRMQDVIEDRVELISGEECDRDTDALFAR from the coding sequence ATGACGGCCGCCGTTGAGCACATCAAAAAGGAGATCCGCAGTCTCGGTCCCGATGAGATCGAAGCTCTTCTGCGTGATCTCCAAAACGAGTATGTTCTCCCTCCTGCCGATGATGAAGCCACCTCCATCGAAGCCGAATGGGACGCCGAAATTGACCGCCGCATGCAGGACGTCATCGAAGACCGCGTGGAACTGATTTCAGGAGAGGAGTGTGATCGTGACACCGATGCACTCTTCGCCCGTTAA
- a CDS encoding alginate lyase family protein, with the protein MKAPKSIAWYAHRLRAMTPAEITHRLTEHWNQQTQPAFLKKLEGFDPGPPADRQPRLPEKAAASMSLRAHLADNARKLQAGRWQLFGWRNVDVGSPPCWHRDAACGVVIDPDKPAHRLNHRQLPDGADARTIWELNRWAEMTRLAMHGWLNDDVAAIRTAQLWLEDWTVRNPPGMGINWTSPLEAALRLINFTWFDALVRAQGNPALLKAQDALVRSIVPVHAAWIWRYRSAGSSANNHLLGELAALVVAVSRWPALAAIACPAETAWDLLGHEVLHQFAPDGGSREQALHYHLFAFDLAWLAARTVGCRAGDVHDRLATAAGYFQALAHGPEPWDFGDNDDAQVLPLTQDRSQAAQEWLRWFQGGENALHYWLGSRPGHPSTNPGRHFPFSGMAVMHEDGWKVRLDASPLGFGALAAHGHGDALHLSLWDGDEALLIDPGTGGYYGHPQWRIALAAWDSHNGPLPSSGFKTPKRLGPFLWSRHHPVPKLALEGRTLLAQFDHEAHSFQRTVRFLNHGIQITDLEAARQPFKLRLVFSPKCRLIPASPGTAGDYVISRGSHSWDLAVQGKGLNISLAEMAVSSAYGSTTPAPALSIEVASGDLTWLLKRRSEITQGGQA; encoded by the coding sequence ATGAAAGCGCCGAAGTCCATCGCCTGGTATGCGCACCGTCTGCGGGCCATGACGCCCGCAGAAATCACCCATCGCCTCACTGAGCACTGGAACCAGCAGACCCAGCCTGCCTTCCTGAAAAAGCTCGAAGGGTTCGATCCCGGCCCGCCTGCTGACAGGCAGCCGCGTTTGCCAGAAAAAGCCGCCGCCTCCATGTCCCTGCGCGCGCATCTGGCCGATAACGCCCGCAAGCTCCAGGCCGGCCGCTGGCAGCTCTTCGGCTGGCGCAACGTGGACGTGGGCTCGCCTCCGTGCTGGCATCGCGATGCCGCCTGCGGTGTCGTCATAGATCCCGACAAACCGGCCCATCGGCTCAACCATCGCCAGCTTCCTGATGGGGCCGATGCCCGCACCATCTGGGAGCTCAACCGCTGGGCCGAGATGACCCGCCTGGCCATGCACGGCTGGCTCAATGACGACGTGGCCGCCATCCGCACCGCCCAGCTCTGGCTGGAGGACTGGACCGTGCGCAATCCCCCGGGCATGGGCATCAACTGGACCAGTCCGCTGGAGGCGGCGCTGCGTCTCATCAACTTTACCTGGTTCGATGCCCTCGTCAGGGCGCAGGGAAATCCCGCCCTTCTCAAAGCGCAGGACGCTCTGGTCCGCAGCATCGTTCCCGTCCATGCCGCCTGGATCTGGCGTTATCGCTCCGCCGGATCTTCGGCAAACAATCATTTGTTAGGCGAGCTCGCCGCCCTCGTCGTCGCCGTTTCCCGATGGCCCGCCCTGGCCGCCATCGCCTGCCCGGCGGAAACCGCCTGGGACCTGCTCGGGCACGAAGTGCTCCATCAGTTCGCTCCGGACGGCGGCTCGCGTGAGCAGGCCCTGCATTATCATCTCTTCGCCTTTGACCTGGCCTGGCTGGCCGCCCGCACCGTCGGTTGCAGGGCAGGGGACGTGCATGACCGCCTGGCCACCGCTGCCGGTTATTTCCAGGCGCTCGCCCATGGGCCGGAACCCTGGGACTTTGGTGACAACGACGATGCCCAGGTCCTCCCCCTCACCCAGGACCGCAGCCAGGCCGCCCAGGAATGGCTCCGCTGGTTTCAGGGCGGTGAGAACGCATTGCATTATTGGTTAGGTTCCCGCCCTGGTCATCCTTCCACCAACCCTGGCCGTCATTTCCCCTTCAGCGGCATGGCCGTCATGCATGAAGACGGCTGGAAAGTCCGCCTGGATGCCTCCCCCCTCGGGTTCGGCGCCCTCGCCGCCCACGGTCATGGCGATGCCCTCCATCTCTCCCTCTGGGACGGTGATGAGGCCCTGCTCATTGATCCCGGCACCGGCGGTTATTATGGCCACCCGCAGTGGCGCATCGCCCTCGCCGCCTGGGATTCCCACAACGGCCCCCTCCCGTCGTCCGGTTTTAAAACCCCCAAACGCCTCGGCCCCTTTCTCTGGTCCCGCCACCATCCCGTCCCCAAACTCGCCTTGGAAGGCCGCACCCTCCTCGCCCAGTTCGATCACGAAGCCCACTCCTTCCAAAGAACCGTTCGTTTTCTAAATCACGGCATCCAGATCACCGACCTCGAAGCCGCCCGCCAGCCTTTCAAACTCCGTCTGGTCTTCAGCCCCAAGTGCCGCCTGATTCCAGCAAGCCCCGGCACGGCTGGGGATTATGTCATCAGCCGTGGCTCGCATTCTTGGGATCTGGCCGTTCAGGGAAAGGGTCTGAACATCAGCCTTGCCGAAATGGCCGTCTCTTCTGCCTATGGCAGCACGACCCCCGCACCCGCACTCAGCATTGAGGTCGCCTCGGGAGATCTCACTTGGCTCCTGAAAAGAAGATCAGAAATAACACAAGGTGGACAGGCATAA
- a CDS encoding c-type cytochrome, translating into MILSARLFTLLSLMTLGTLHAEPQWIWSSKKAEAKEKATFKHSFDLKLTPKSAILSLTCDNGATVFINGKKVVVNEDWQRPVKVDVIKFLELGATNFIEVQATNKGGSAGLIAKLELEKQQGGVEVIETNAQWQSTPTGQTDWKPVAVLGNYGSGPWGKIFDGKGRGASKKDAPVIAAADITVPAGFKVELLYSVPKEEQGSWVALTTDDKGRLIACDQYGSLYRMAVPAIGKTELLKPEKLAVDFGKAHGLLHAFGSLYVMVNENGKDNGLYRLQDTDKDDQYDKIEKLVTMAGGGEHGLHSMVVSPDGKRIYFNGGNHTELPEELSKSRPAKLWDEDHILPRMWDANGHARGRMAPGGFICSMTPDGKDVELFCYGFRNEFDITFDLSGELFTYDADMEWDIGSPWYRPTRVNHCVSGADYGWRSGSGKWPQYYPDSLPTTLDIGPGSPTGVVSGKGAKFPAKYQRAVFINDWTYGTMWAINLQPKGGSFLAEKEEFVFGKPLPLTDVIIHPQDGAMYFAIGGRRTQSGVYRVSYVGEESTAPVQALPLDEETRMRQTLEAMHQEGGDPQKILIAAWPYLSHSDRHVRYAARVAIEKLPPDLWQEKALSERHPMAIIEATIALARVNGTKTEAPATKPTPGSSSPAISDVSPENIELQLRMLETFSRLEGAELSLNQHLGALRALQLIFIRLGKPAPEVCEAILEKLEPLYPSEDDSINRELCQILIALGSTQAPAKTIALMATAKDDFQAVATDAVLSRNDGYANAARAAAGSRPNAQQISYMFALRNAKAGWTPELRKTFFSWFPRARTWKGGNSFKGFIENIRKDSLATFVPESELAEMEAISSKVEGADIPNYVAPQGPGKAWSVDEVVALTAGGLKGRNFKNGEAMYRSVMCATCHRFNGDGGSIGPDLTGSGNRYTMHDLMENIVDPSKVISDQYESHQITKKDGSTILGRIVVEENGKVFVMANPFAPNDQLAIDENEIASKEIRKVSMMPPGLINALNQDELLDLLAYLISGGNDQDKVFK; encoded by the coding sequence ATGATCCTCTCTGCCCGCCTTTTCACCTTGTTGTCTCTAATGACCCTCGGCACCCTCCACGCCGAGCCGCAGTGGATATGGTCTTCCAAAAAGGCCGAAGCCAAGGAGAAGGCGACCTTCAAGCACTCCTTCGATCTCAAGCTCACGCCCAAGTCCGCCATCCTCAGCCTCACCTGTGACAACGGGGCCACCGTTTTCATCAATGGCAAAAAGGTGGTCGTGAATGAGGACTGGCAGAGGCCCGTCAAGGTGGATGTCATCAAGTTCCTGGAACTCGGGGCTACCAATTTCATTGAAGTGCAAGCCACCAACAAAGGCGGCAGCGCCGGCCTCATCGCCAAGCTGGAACTGGAAAAACAGCAGGGTGGTGTCGAGGTCATTGAGACGAATGCCCAATGGCAGTCCACCCCGACCGGCCAGACCGATTGGAAGCCCGTCGCCGTGCTCGGCAATTATGGCAGCGGCCCCTGGGGCAAGATCTTCGATGGCAAAGGCAGAGGTGCCTCGAAGAAAGACGCGCCCGTCATCGCCGCCGCCGACATCACGGTCCCCGCAGGCTTTAAAGTCGAGCTCCTGTATTCCGTGCCCAAAGAGGAACAAGGTTCCTGGGTCGCCCTCACCACGGATGACAAAGGCCGCCTCATCGCTTGCGACCAATACGGTAGCCTTTATCGCATGGCCGTCCCCGCCATCGGCAAGACAGAGCTGTTGAAGCCAGAAAAACTGGCCGTGGATTTCGGCAAGGCCCACGGCCTTCTTCATGCCTTCGGCAGCCTGTATGTGATGGTCAATGAGAACGGCAAGGACAACGGTCTCTACCGCCTTCAGGACACCGACAAGGACGACCAATACGACAAGATTGAAAAGCTTGTCACCATGGCCGGAGGCGGCGAGCACGGCCTGCACAGCATGGTCGTCAGCCCCGATGGCAAGCGCATCTATTTCAATGGCGGCAACCACACCGAGCTGCCTGAAGAGCTCAGCAAAAGCCGCCCGGCCAAACTTTGGGATGAAGACCACATTCTCCCCCGCATGTGGGATGCCAATGGTCACGCCCGTGGTCGCATGGCCCCCGGCGGTTTCATTTGCAGCATGACGCCGGATGGGAAAGACGTGGAGCTTTTCTGCTACGGCTTCCGCAACGAGTTCGACATCACCTTCGATCTCAGCGGCGAGCTCTTCACCTATGATGCCGACATGGAATGGGACATCGGCTCCCCCTGGTACCGCCCCACACGAGTGAACCATTGCGTCAGCGGGGCCGACTACGGCTGGCGCAGCGGCAGTGGCAAATGGCCCCAGTATTATCCTGACAGCCTGCCCACCACGCTGGATATCGGTCCCGGCAGCCCGACCGGCGTCGTCAGCGGCAAAGGAGCCAAATTCCCCGCCAAATACCAGCGTGCGGTTTTCATCAACGACTGGACCTACGGCACCATGTGGGCCATCAACCTTCAGCCCAAAGGCGGCAGCTTCCTGGCTGAAAAAGAGGAGTTCGTTTTTGGCAAACCGCTGCCCCTGACCGATGTCATCATCCATCCTCAGGATGGGGCCATGTACTTCGCCATCGGCGGCCGCCGCACCCAGTCCGGCGTCTATCGCGTCAGCTATGTGGGCGAGGAATCCACCGCCCCTGTCCAGGCCCTGCCGCTGGATGAAGAAACCCGCATGCGCCAAACGCTGGAGGCCATGCATCAGGAAGGTGGCGATCCGCAAAAAATCCTCATCGCCGCCTGGCCCTACCTCAGCCACAGCGACCGCCATGTGCGCTATGCAGCACGTGTTGCCATTGAAAAACTTCCCCCGGATCTCTGGCAGGAAAAAGCCCTCAGCGAGCGCCACCCCATGGCCATCATCGAGGCCACCATTGCCCTGGCCCGTGTTAATGGCACCAAGACAGAAGCCCCTGCCACCAAGCCCACTCCAGGTTCCTCCTCACCGGCCATCAGCGATGTCTCTCCAGAAAATATCGAGCTTCAGTTGCGGATGTTGGAGACCTTCAGCCGCCTGGAAGGTGCCGAGCTTAGCCTTAACCAGCACCTCGGCGCGCTGCGTGCTTTGCAGCTTATCTTCATCCGCCTGGGCAAACCCGCCCCGGAAGTTTGCGAGGCCATTCTTGAAAAGCTGGAGCCCCTCTACCCCAGTGAGGACGACAGCATCAACCGCGAGCTTTGCCAGATCCTCATCGCGCTAGGCTCCACCCAGGCCCCTGCCAAAACCATCGCCCTCATGGCCACCGCCAAAGATGACTTCCAGGCCGTCGCCACGGATGCCGTGCTCAGTCGCAATGATGGTTATGCCAATGCCGCCCGCGCCGCCGCAGGCAGCCGCCCGAATGCTCAGCAGATCTCCTACATGTTCGCGCTGCGGAATGCCAAGGCCGGCTGGACGCCTGAGCTGCGCAAAACCTTCTTCTCCTGGTTCCCCCGCGCCCGCACCTGGAAGGGCGGCAACAGCTTCAAAGGCTTCATCGAAAACATCCGCAAGGACTCTCTGGCCACCTTTGTGCCTGAGTCTGAACTCGCCGAAATGGAAGCCATCAGCAGCAAGGTGGAAGGGGCCGACATTCCTAACTACGTCGCCCCCCAAGGCCCTGGCAAAGCCTGGTCCGTGGACGAAGTGGTGGCCCTCACCGCTGGCGGGCTCAAAGGCCGCAACTTCAAGAATGGCGAGGCCATGTACCGCAGCGTCATGTGCGCCACCTGCCACCGCTTCAATGGCGATGGCGGCAGCATCGGCCCCGACCTCACCGGCAGCGGCAACCGCTACACCATGCACGACCTGATGGAAAACATCGTGGACCCCAGCAAGGTTATCTCCGACCAATATGAAAGCCACCAGATCACCAAGAAAGACGGCAGCACCATCCTTGGTCGCATCGTTGTGGAAGAGAACGGCAAGGTCTTCGTCATGGCCAACCCCTTTGCCCCCAACGACCAGCTTGCCATTGATGAAAACGAGATCGCCAGTAAGGAAATCCGCAAAGTTTCCATGATGCCTCCGGGCCTCATCAACGCCCTCAACCAGGACGAGCTACTCGACCTCCTCGCCTACCTCATCAGCGGCGGCAACGACCAAGACAAGGTCTTCAAATAG